ATGACTAAGCTGGTCAGCAAGCACCTGAAGTAAGATTCCTTGCTATCCCGGCGCGCCGGACACGGCGCCCCGGGATAGTCCCCCTTTCCGCTCAATCCAGTCGTCCAACAGGCAGGACCGACGGTCCGTGACAATGTCTCCCCGCAGTAAGGTGGTGGTGCTGCCATGCTCCCTCCATCAGCCGACGGAGGATTCAGCAGAAATCGGGGGGCGGCAGTTCCGTCACGGAACTCGGTCAAGCGAAACACACGCTGATCCGTCCTCTGTTGTTTGGTATAGTAAGCATTATGGGGGGAGCGTCATTTATCAGGGAGGTCGCCCATGAACACACGACGCATTCACGACGGCATCGTCGGAGCCGTACTGACACTTGGCGTGGCGCTGAGCTACTACGCCAGTCCGACCTGGCTGCTTCTGCCGGGCATTCTGGGTGTGACCCTCTTGCAAAGCGCGATAACAGGCTTCTGCCCCGTGTATTTCATCCTAGACCGCGCGTGCGGGACTGACGGCTCCTGCGCGACTTCTACGCCAACACGCTGACGCCCAGCATTGCCCCCCACGCATGATCGAGATTGCCACACTGGCTGGCGGCTGCTTCTGGTGTTTAGAAGCCGTCTACGATCAAGTGCAGGGCGTGACCTCAGTTGAGTCCGGCTACATGGGCGGCAGGAATGCCTGCCCTACCTACGAGCAGGTCTGCTCGGGGCGCACCGGCCACGCGGAAGTGGTGCGGGTGACGTTTGATCCGACGACGATCACCTTCCGAGAATTGCTGGAAATATTCTTCGTGATTCACGATCCAACGACGCTGAACCGGCAAGGTAACGATGCGGGCACGCAATACCGTTCGGCAATCTTCTACCATTCCCCGGAACAACAGAGCGTGGCGGCTGATGTCATCGCGGCCTTTTCGCGCGATCAGATCTACGCTAATCCCATCGTCACGGAAGTTGTCCCGACCACGGATTTTTACATTGCGGAGGACTACCACCAAGACTATTTCGTCCGCAATCCGATGCAGGGCTACTGCAGCTATGTGGTCGGCCCAAAGGTCACCAAATTTCGCAAACAGTTCGCTGCCAAGCTCAAGACTTGATGCGCCTGGGTGCCATCCTCCTTATCGGGCTACTCGGGTGGCCCATCGCCGCGCAGGCCTTGAAGCTGTTGCGCGGCGAGCGGAAGAGCCTCTGGGCCGACACGGATCCAATCCCGCCCTGGAAATAGGCTAAGGGTGTCCGCCCGGTCATGCCTAACTGAACGCCGATCTAGAACTCCAACAGCAGGATTGTGGTAGAGTGACGGCTCGATGCGAATCTTCATTCTGGGAACCGGCGCCACCGGCTCGTTACTCGCCCAGGTGCTAACACGCCACGGGCATCACGTCTGGTGTGGCGACAAGGACCCCGCGCGGGCCCTTCGGTTTCTGGGTAAACACGCCACGGTTCCCGTCAAACCCGTCTCCGCCCGCAATGTCCTGAGTATTGCGAAGGCGGGCCGCGGGTGCCATCTGCTGGTCAATTGCGCGCCGGCTCAATTCAATCGCACCGCGTTGCGGGCAGCCCTGCGTCTCAACGCCCATTACCTCGATATGGCCTCGCATCTCAGCGGCAACCCCTTTCAGGTTGAACAGCTTCAATTCGACCGTCGGCTCAGAAATAAACATCGCACGGCTGTGATCAACGCGGGGGTGGCACCCGGCCTCACGAATTTGCTCGTGGCCCGCAGTGCGGACGTGCTGGATCGGATCGAATCCGTACAGATCCGGCTCTACGAGCAGACGGAAAGCGACGAAGCGGTCTCCCAGTGGTCGCCGGACTCGTCGTACGACGAAGCCGTCTCGCGGCCGCGGATCTACCGCAACGGGCGCTTCAAGCTGGCCCCTCGTTTCAGCGAGCGAGAGGTATTCCGCTTTTCCCCGCCCATCGGACCGGTGGGGGTCGTGCTGGCAGCGCAGGACGAGGTTTGCACGCTGCCGCGCATCATTCCCATGCGATCGCTGGATGTGAAAATCGGCGGCAACGACTTCGAGCGGCTACGCCGCTGGTATCGGCTAGGCAAATTGCGCAAATCGCGGCGTGTGCCCTCCAAGCATTTCCCCAAGACGGCAACGCCGCGCCAGATTGCTAAACTGATGCGCCACGGAGCGCTCT
The Nitrospira sp. DNA segment above includes these coding regions:
- a CDS encoding DUF2892 domain-containing protein, coding for MNTRRIHDGIVGAVLTLGVALSYYASPTWLLLPGILGVTLLQSAITGFCPVYFILDRACGTDGSCATSTPTR
- the msrA gene encoding peptide-methionine (S)-S-oxide reductase MsrA — protein: MIEIATLAGGCFWCLEAVYDQVQGVTSVESGYMGGRNACPTYEQVCSGRTGHAEVVRVTFDPTTITFRELLEIFFVIHDPTTLNRQGNDAGTQYRSAIFYHSPEQQSVAADVIAAFSRDQIYANPIVTEVVPTTDFYIAEDYHQDYFVRNPMQGYCSYVVGPKVTKFRKQFAAKLKT